From the genome of Leptodactylus fuscus isolate aLepFus1 chromosome 1, aLepFus1.hap2, whole genome shotgun sequence, one region includes:
- the LIPG gene encoding endothelial lipase — protein sequence MPLFYGLVWMCLVLAVPLGKASVLVEEGLLKDDTIANLLKDADEDLAPKKPQIQFNAHFSPNPDEGCYLDPEQDDCLHHCHYNSSAKTFIVIHGWTMSGLFESWLHKLVGALQQREQHANVIVVDWMSLAHQLYPDAVNNTKLVGKETAILIDWLQEKANMSLKNVHLIGYSLGAHVAGFAGNYVTGTLGRITGLDPAGPMFEDVEAHKRLSPDDAEFVDVLHTYTREALGVSIGIKMPIGHLDIYPNGGDYQPGCGLSDVIGALAYGNIGEAVKCEHERSVHLFVDSLINTDKESFAFQCTDSNRFKKGICLSCRKNRCNAIGYNAKKSTSKRNSKMYLKTRAQMPYKVYHYQLKMHIFNYLKEQETTEPTFSVILVGTVNDSIPLSLNVPEEIGYNFTNTFLVYSEDDVGDLMAIKLKWEGTKESWFNFWSSSYWFSSKNNDRELHIRRIRVKSGETQQKFTFCLKDLKESRIAPGGELVFEKCRDGWEVKSRKRVNL from the exons ATGCCCCTCTTCTATGGGTTAGTGTGGATGTGCCTGGTGCTGGCAGTGCCACTGGGAAAAGCCTCTGTGCTGGTAGAGGAAGGGTTACTGAAAG ATGACACCATTGCTAATCTATTGAAAGATGCAGATGAAGACCTGGCCCCTAAGAAACCTCAGATCCAGTTCAATGCCCACTTTTCTCCCAATCCTGATGAGGGTTGTTATCTGGACCCAGAACAGGATGATTGCCTCCATCACTGTCACTATAACTCATCTGCGAAGACGTTTATTGTCATCCATGGCTGGACG ATGTCCGGACTGTTTGAGAGCTGGTTGCATAAGCTGGTGGGGGCTCTTCAACAGAGGGAGCAGCATGCCAACGTCATAGTCGTTGACTGGATGTCTCTTGCTCATCAACTTTACCCCGATGCCGTCAATAACACAAAGTTGGTTGGGAAGGAAACTGCTATTCTAATAGACTGGTTACAG GAGAAAGCCAATATGTCTCTTAAAAATGTCCATCTGATCGGTTACAGTCTTGGCGCGCACGTTGCAGGTTTTGCAGGAAACTATGTCACAGGAACCCTTGGGCGTATTACAG GGTTGGATCCAGCAGGGCCAATGTTTGAAGATGTAGAAGCTCACAAACGTCTCTCACCAGATGATGCCGAATTTGTAGATGTTCTTCATACTTACACCCGAGAAGCCCTAGGAGTCAGCATTGGCATCAAGATGCCTATTGGCCATCTTGACATCTACCCCAATGGTGGCGATTATCAGCCTGGCTGTGGCTTGTCAGATGTTATTGGGGCACTTGCCTATGGAA ATATTGGGGAAGCCGTAAAGTGTGAACACGAGCGTTCTGTGCATCTTTTTGTGGATTCTCTCATTAACACGGACAAGGAGAGCTTTGCCTTCCAATGTACTGACTCCAATCGCTTCAAGAAAGGAATCTGCCTGAGCTGTCGCAAGAACAGATGTAACGCCATTGGTTACAATGCCAAGAAAAGTACAAGTAAAAGAAACAGCAAAATGTACCTGAAGACCCGGGCACAGATGCCATATAAAG TTTACCACTACCAGCTCAAAATGCATATCTTCAACTACTTGAAGGAGCAAGAGACGACTGAACCCACTTTCTCGGTCATCCTGGTTGGAACCGTGAACGATTCCATCCCTCTGTCCTTAAATGT ACCTGAGGAGATCGGATACAATTTCACCAACACTTTCCTGGTGTACAGTGAAGATGATGTCGGTGATCTCATGGCCATTAAACTGAAATGGGAAGGGACCAAGGAATCATGGTTCAATTTCTGGAGCTCCAGTTATTGGTTTTCGTCCAAGAACAATGATAGAGAACTACATATCCGTCGTATCCGTGTAAAGTCTGGAGAAACCCAGCAGAA GTTTACTTTCTGTCTGAAAGATCTTAAGGAAAGTCGTATAGCTCCCGGTGGTGAACTGGTCTTTGAAAAATGTAGAGATGGCTGGGAAGTTAAGAGCCGCAAACG GGTGAACTTATAA